A genomic region of Papaver somniferum cultivar HN1 chromosome 7, ASM357369v1, whole genome shotgun sequence contains the following coding sequences:
- the LOC113294417 gene encoding uncharacterized protein LOC113294417 — MEQMILALSFATLKLRTYFQAHRIRVLTKSPIEAVLDNTDRSGRISKWGAQIKQFNVFYEMRTTVKAQVVADFLEDFPLSDEDEVEDIPGMEEDQEDPADLLEASIPSRWEVFVDGASNKDGSGLGIVFTTPKGRKMVHSFRLEFKATNNVTEYEAAIHALRLIVEMGIQDVRLTNDSQLVIRQITGKYAIHDPILQKYWEIAQFYIDQIPSIKFRHICRKDNRHSYALEYIASQLTDPSVEGIRVMRLLAPSIPETPKVHVDVAINTADRYPDEDWRKTIHSYLETGELPKGRPEINKVKSKSAAYELRDGILYRKSYLGPLLRCLSKEEGQTILNELYYGAAGNHSSGRSLSARAKTMGYFWPHMNDDAKQMAQACEECQRFGKKIHAPSVTLDSVVSSWPFAKWGIDIVGPLCGIGA, encoded by the coding sequence ATGGAACAGATGATTCTAGCGCTATCTTTCGCCACCCTGAAGCTAAGGACGTATTTCCAAGCCCATCGGATCCGAGTGCTCACAAAATCACCTATTGAGGCGGTACTGGACAATACAGACCGATCTGGAAGGATCTCCAAATGGGGGGCGCAAATTAAACAGTTTAATGTTTTCTACGAAATGAGGACAACAGTGAAGGCACAAGTAGTGGCAGATTTCTTGGAAGATTTTCCACTAAGCGACGAAGATGAGGTCGAGGACATACCCGGAATGGAAGAGGATCAAGAAGACCCGGCCGACTTACTCGAAGCAAGTATCCCATCACGTTGGGAAGTATTTGTCGATGGAGCGTCGAACAAAGATGGATCGGGACTTGGGATAGTCTTTACCACACCAAAGGGACGAAAAATGGTCCATTCGTTTAGATTGGAATTTAAGGCGacaaacaacgtcaccgagtaCGAAGCTGCGATTCACGCCCTGAGATTAATCGTCGAGATGGGCATACAAGATGTAAGACTAACTAACGACTCGCAGTTGGTGATCCGTCAAATCACAGGAAAATACGCCATCCACGACCCGATTTTGCAGAAGTACTGGGAGATCGCCCAATTTTATATCGACCAGATCCCCAGCATCAAATTTcgccacatatgcagaaaagataATCGACACTCGTACGCATTGGAATATATTGCATCCCAACTCACAGACCCAAGTGTGGAGGGTATTCGTGTCATGAGACTCCTCGCCCCATCTATACCAGAGACACCCAAGGTGCACGTCGACGTGGCTATCAACACGGCCGACAGATATCCGGACGAAGATTGGAGAAAGACGATTCATTCATACTTGGAGACGGGCGAGTTACCCAAGGggcgacccgagatcaacaaagtGAAAAGCAAATCGGCCGCTTACGAGCTAAGAGACGGAATCCTATACAGGAAATCATACCTGGGACCACTCTTAAGATGCTTAAGTAAGGAAGAAGGCCAGACAATCTTGAATGAACTATACTATGGAGCAGCCGGAAATCACAGCTCGGGACGAAGTCTGTCAGCGAGAGCGAAAACGATGGGATACTTCTGGCCGCATATGAACGATGATGCAAAACAAATGGCGCAAgcttgcgaagaatgtcagcggtttggtaagaagatacatgcaccgtcAGTAACTCTAGACTCGGTAGTAAGCTCCTGGCCCTTCGcaaagtgggggatcgatatcgtgggaccattaTGTGGGATCGGGGCATAG